One part of the Bacteroidia bacterium genome encodes these proteins:
- a CDS encoding C25 family cysteine peptidase: protein MKRKYPGSYMIKKLFLHISLLLLLSGVQAQNFFYGNDWYKAAPNRTYVKLIVDTDGIYRVSLAELQAAGFDLSAVNADNLKLFYRGEEVPIFTQKNGSTLDYLEFFGERNDGRVDSIMYRDPNTGNHINGLQPNKNLSLFTDDAIYYLSWDNTPSPNRYFSNFDPTYSGRTPVSSFAYESRIEYTDGSPGATYIQGGGGPYEPFYTLNCDYGPSEGYVGPSFAFGTSRTINIPTPAPANTAAPLNIKMRVFGRSRTQHHFRADFNGNSSNPIIDTTINTSAIYIKTYERNYIPNGNLIDNTDITFHALRANTDNNHVVWSSILYQRLPDMVGDSVLKISDQGAGTNKSYYRLENAAGDADVIVYDRKNRFRNVGRVSNGVAEVLVQGFPNTRDLYLATDRGIRKPRIESSNLSQLFDSNQGADYVIITHRSLASSANAYANYRDTATVTPIGSVKVVYTDEIYDEYSYGSITPWAIKRFCKDALDNWVIKPRYFLLWGKGKYRLRNLDTNLALVPTFGFPATDYEFISHFDQNSSEINPEASIGRVNLFNNDEGLAYLAKVNEYEHTDWEAWMKKGTFLGGGGTLGEQNAISNAFNFMIDVFEGRPYGGSSFYFQKNSAQEVIDPEAASYHDEISNGVSIIHFFGHSTSNINDVSIREPFEYNNFNRYPIMLAMGCFGGDFTVGQSFGERWLLEPNRGAIAYIGNSSAGYLNPLRDYGKVFYRILYDRALSEPLGDAIRNSIITYTDSLSGIQYRNHSRQMNLQGDPAIIMYAPSRPDIEITESNIFFEPANFTAQDDSFNINVIINNLGLVESDSFELKIIQRLPDNSVKEHVRLKMPMVAYVDTFTYTITNTFGNALAGQNFFEVSVDAPDVILEYREDNNFVSKSQVVPGNIPAILYPTEYAVVGTDKVNLQASTVFMTTDDDVSYVFEIDTTHKFNSSAKVESGVVRGSSIQASWEVPFTLTDSTVYYWRVRLSGVDPSVWSTSSFKYIKDQEGWAQSRLHQFIKNSMDKVQADEFQDEWKFSTFAKEFEFIIASNGGFLYSVNGSLEADLALQGFSSGGVGFVVLDKLTLTSSITTDIGGPVNIGAAVAPGQLFKLKNAIQNANDGDYIIVSSHFNPQVQNWTEDVFNALKQIGVSDNIRLLNDGDSFLLMGRKGLSSGATEIYAPTSENKFVLNTRLSSAFDRGSISSTRIGPALNWKELFWGWNTIDPVREEKVNLSVYAIGRTNGDSLILDNFSGGSYDLSLLDANRFPYLRVQANLLDTLFRTAPQLDNWHVLFDPAPDAVVDPISTFEFRADTVFEGQDVFIHMAAKNISIRDMDSVDVLISLQREDRSRLRLDTLRIAPLISDGPSIEFDYEFNTLDKSLEGQVNLIVEINPFQDQVETHYFNNIFVQAFEVIVDRYNPIMDVTFDGKHIINGDIVSPRPEILVEVNDENPLVALDDSTTFELYWKQGVSAGINFERIFMDDERVEWQAAQLPDNKARLYFRPGKNYWLAEGEYTLRVQGKDKRGNSAGQGENFYEITFKVETESKLTRILNYPNPFSTSTRFVYTLSGVELPEVFQIHIYTISGKLVKVIDLIEMGDVNFGHNITEYAWDGTDEYGDKLANGVYLYKTVIRMPEQELKLRDEGLEQYFNNGFGKMYIMR, encoded by the coding sequence GTGAAAAGAAAATACCCGGGTTCTTATATGATCAAAAAGCTTTTTCTGCACATTAGCTTGCTTCTTCTACTATCAGGTGTACAGGCCCAAAACTTTTTCTACGGGAATGACTGGTATAAGGCCGCTCCTAATAGAACCTACGTAAAACTTATTGTCGATACAGATGGTATCTACCGTGTCAGTTTGGCTGAACTTCAGGCTGCTGGCTTTGATTTGAGTGCCGTAAATGCGGACAATTTGAAACTCTTTTATCGGGGAGAAGAGGTGCCCATATTCACTCAAAAGAATGGGAGTACCCTTGATTACCTGGAGTTTTTCGGAGAAAGGAATGACGGTCGGGTAGACTCTATAATGTATAGAGACCCCAATACGGGCAATCATATAAATGGATTGCAGCCCAATAAAAACCTAAGTCTTTTTACGGATGATGCGATCTATTATCTCAGCTGGGATAATACCCCTTCTCCCAACCGCTACTTCAGCAATTTTGACCCAACTTATAGCGGTAGAACTCCTGTGAGTTCTTTTGCCTATGAATCTCGAATAGAGTATACAGATGGAAGTCCCGGAGCAACTTATATTCAGGGAGGTGGTGGACCATATGAGCCATTTTATACCCTGAATTGTGATTACGGACCCAGTGAAGGATATGTAGGTCCCAGTTTTGCCTTTGGTACTTCCCGGACGATCAACATTCCCACTCCTGCTCCTGCCAATACAGCTGCTCCGCTGAATATCAAAATGAGGGTTTTTGGTCGCTCCAGAACGCAACACCATTTCAGGGCTGATTTCAATGGAAATAGTAGCAACCCCATTATTGATACCACGATCAATACCAGTGCGATCTATATCAAGACCTATGAGCGCAATTATATACCTAATGGGAACCTGATAGATAATACAGATATTACCTTCCATGCTTTAAGAGCCAATACGGACAATAATCATGTGGTATGGTCTTCTATCCTGTATCAGCGCTTGCCAGATATGGTCGGAGACTCTGTACTGAAAATATCTGATCAGGGAGCAGGCACAAACAAATCCTACTATAGACTGGAGAATGCTGCAGGGGATGCTGATGTGATTGTTTATGACCGTAAAAATAGATTTAGAAATGTAGGACGAGTAAGTAATGGAGTTGCAGAAGTCCTTGTTCAGGGATTTCCCAATACCCGTGATCTTTACCTGGCAACAGATAGAGGAATTCGGAAACCTCGTATAGAGAGTTCCAATCTTTCTCAACTTTTTGATTCCAATCAGGGAGCAGACTATGTGATCATCACGCACAGAAGTCTGGCCAGTTCTGCGAATGCATATGCAAATTATCGCGATACGGCTACAGTTACTCCCATTGGTTCGGTAAAGGTGGTATATACGGATGAGATCTATGACGAATACAGTTACGGATCTATCACTCCCTGGGCCATCAAGCGATTTTGTAAAGATGCCCTCGATAATTGGGTGATCAAACCTCGCTACTTTCTCTTGTGGGGGAAAGGGAAATACCGCCTTAGAAACCTGGATACCAATTTAGCCCTGGTACCCACTTTTGGTTTCCCGGCTACAGACTATGAGTTTATCAGCCATTTCGACCAAAATAGTAGTGAAATCAATCCAGAGGCCTCTATTGGAAGGGTCAACCTTTTCAATAATGATGAAGGACTGGCTTATCTGGCGAAAGTAAATGAATACGAGCATACCGATTGGGAAGCCTGGATGAAGAAGGGTACTTTCCTCGGAGGGGGAGGTACATTGGGAGAGCAGAATGCGATCTCCAATGCCTTCAATTTTATGATCGATGTATTTGAAGGAAGGCCTTACGGAGGGAGTTCATTCTACTTCCAGAAAAATAGCGCACAGGAAGTTATTGATCCCGAGGCGGCTTCCTATCATGACGAAATCTCAAACGGAGTTTCCATTATACATTTCTTTGGACACTCTACTTCAAATATCAATGACGTATCCATCCGTGAACCCTTTGAATACAATAACTTCAATCGTTATCCAATTATGTTGGCGATGGGATGTTTTGGGGGAGACTTTACGGTAGGACAAAGTTTCGGTGAAAGGTGGTTGCTGGAACCCAATCGGGGAGCAATTGCGTATATCGGGAACTCCAGTGCAGGTTATCTTAATCCCCTGAGGGATTATGGAAAGGTGTTTTACCGCATCCTGTATGATAGAGCCTTATCCGAGCCGCTGGGAGATGCGATTCGTAATTCTATCATTACTTATACAGATTCTCTATCCGGTATTCAATACAGAAATCATAGTCGGCAGATGAATCTACAGGGAGATCCTGCGATCATCATGTACGCACCGAGTCGCCCGGATATTGAGATTACGGAAAGCAATATCTTCTTTGAGCCCGCAAACTTTACGGCTCAGGATGACTCTTTCAATATCAATGTCATCATCAACAACCTTGGGCTGGTTGAGTCAGATAGTTTTGAATTAAAGATCATCCAGCGACTGCCGGATAATTCTGTTAAAGAGCATGTTCGACTCAAGATGCCGATGGTGGCTTATGTAGATACCTTTACCTACACCATTACAAATACCTTTGGAAACGCTTTGGCCGGTCAGAACTTTTTTGAGGTTTCTGTAGATGCGCCAGATGTGATTCTTGAGTATCGGGAGGATAATAACTTTGTCTCCAAATCGCAGGTAGTTCCCGGAAATATCCCGGCTATCCTGTATCCGACTGAATATGCAGTAGTGGGGACTGATAAAGTGAATTTACAGGCTTCTACGGTATTTATGACCACCGATGATGATGTCTCCTATGTATTTGAGATAGATACTACCCATAAATTCAATTCTTCCGCAAAAGTTGAATCCGGAGTTGTCAGAGGTAGTTCAATTCAGGCATCCTGGGAAGTTCCCTTTACCCTGACAGATAGTACGGTTTACTATTGGCGAGTCAGACTGAGTGGAGTCGATCCCAGTGTTTGGTCCACTTCCTCTTTTAAATATATCAAGGACCAGGAAGGCTGGGCCCAATCTCGTCTGCACCAGTTTATCAAAAATAGCATGGACAAGGTACAGGCAGATGAATTTCAGGACGAATGGAAATTCTCCACCTTTGCCAAAGAGTTTGAATTTATCATTGCGAGTAATGGAGGCTTTCTCTATTCAGTCAATGGATCTTTAGAGGCTGACCTTGCCTTGCAAGGGTTTTCTTCAGGAGGAGTTGGTTTTGTCGTTTTAGATAAACTTACCCTGACTTCCAGTATCACCACTGATATTGGGGGACCGGTAAATATAGGAGCTGCAGTAGCTCCGGGACAGCTTTTTAAGTTGAAAAATGCTATCCAGAATGCCAATGATGGTGATTATATCATCGTTAGTAGCCATTTCAATCCCCAGGTCCAAAACTGGACAGAGGATGTGTTCAATGCCCTCAAGCAAATCGGGGTTTCTGATAATATCCGTTTGCTTAATGATGGAGATTCTTTTCTGCTTATGGGGAGAAAAGGATTGAGTTCGGGTGCTACCGAAATTTATGCACCTACTTCAGAAAATAAATTTGTCTTAAATACCCGTTTGAGTTCTGCCTTTGATAGAGGAAGTATTAGCTCTACACGCATAGGCCCTGCCTTGAATTGGAAGGAACTCTTCTGGGGATGGAATACAATAGATCCGGTTCGCGAGGAAAAAGTCAATCTCTCAGTATATGCAATTGGCAGAACAAATGGTGATTCTCTGATTTTGGACAACTTCAGTGGGGGTTCTTATGACCTCAGCTTACTGGATGCCAACAGATTTCCCTATTTGCGTGTACAGGCCAATCTGCTGGATACTTTATTCAGGACAGCACCTCAATTGGACAATTGGCATGTACTCTTTGATCCTGCGCCGGATGCTGTAGTAGATCCGATTAGTACCTTTGAATTCCGTGCAGATACGGTATTTGAAGGCCAGGATGTATTTATTCATATGGCCGCTAAGAATATCTCCATACGAGATATGGATAGTGTGGATGTACTGATCTCGCTGCAAAGGGAAGATCGATCACGCTTAAGATTGGACACCCTGAGGATTGCTCCACTCATTTCTGATGGGCCGAGTATAGAGTTCGACTATGAATTCAATACACTGGATAAAAGTCTGGAGGGTCAGGTAAATCTGATCGTTGAGATCAATCCTTTCCAGGATCAAGTTGAAACCCATTATTTCAATAATATTTTCGTTCAGGCCTTTGAGGTCATTGTTGATCGCTACAATCCGATCATGGATGTAACCTTCGATGGGAAGCATATCATCAATGGAGATATTGTTTCTCCAAGACCTGAAATTCTGGTGGAGGTGAATGATGAAAATCCATTGGTAGCACTGGATGACTCTACCACTTTTGAATTATACTGGAAGCAGGGAGTTTCTGCCGGAATCAATTTTGAACGCATCTTTATGGATGACGAAAGAGTTGAATGGCAAGCTGCTCAATTGCCGGATAATAAGGCCCGTTTGTATTTCCGTCCGGGAAAGAACTATTGGTTGGCAGAAGGAGAATACACCTTGCGTGTACAAGGGAAAGACAAGCGCGGAAATTCAGCGGGTCAAGGAGAGAATTTCTATGAGATTACCTTCAAGGTAGAAACAGAAAGTAAGTTGACCCGCATTCTCAATTATCCCAATCCATTCTCCACTTCTACCCGCTTTGTCTATACCTTATCCGGAGTCGAACTGCCAGAGGTATTCCAGATTCATATCTATACCATCAGTGGTAAATTGGTGAAAGTGATAGACTTAATAGAAATGGGCGATGTGAACTTTGGGCATAATATCACCGAATATGCCTGGGATGGAACAGATGAATACGGAGATAAACTCGCTAATGGTGTCTATTTATACAAAACTGTGATCCGCATGCCTGAACAGGAGCTCAAGCTTCGGGATGAAGGCCTGGAGCAATATTTCAACAATGGTTTTGGGAAAATGTACATCATGCGATAA